The Achromobacter deleyi genome has a window encoding:
- a CDS encoding phosphonate ABC transporter ATP-binding protein, with protein sequence MLRYESVGMRYADGTTALDSVSLQVPRGQFCVILGASGAGKSTLLRMANGLTAPTQGQVWVDGTQVEPATLATVRPRIGMVHQQFNLVSRATVATNILSGALPGLPAWRAYLLRFPAELRERACQLAREVGLQPEHLRRRVSDLSGGQQQRVGIARAFMLAPALLLADEPVASLDPRISRDILTLLRDQARERGATVLCSLHQVDLAREFADRIVALRQGSMVFDGPASAFDEATAQALYQAGDPAAPREAGSSIVDLPGDGRRLAAQARPALLSLGGAR encoded by the coding sequence ATGCTGCGCTACGAATCCGTGGGCATGCGCTACGCCGATGGCACCACGGCCCTGGATTCGGTTTCGCTGCAGGTGCCGCGCGGCCAGTTTTGCGTGATCCTGGGTGCGTCGGGAGCGGGCAAATCGACGCTGCTGCGCATGGCCAATGGCCTGACGGCGCCGACGCAGGGCCAGGTCTGGGTGGACGGCACCCAGGTCGAGCCTGCGACGCTGGCGACGGTACGGCCGCGCATCGGCATGGTGCATCAGCAATTCAACCTGGTATCGCGGGCCACGGTAGCCACCAACATACTGTCCGGCGCGCTGCCCGGGCTCCCGGCCTGGCGCGCCTACCTGCTGCGCTTTCCCGCCGAGTTGCGCGAGCGCGCCTGCCAGCTGGCGCGCGAGGTCGGCCTGCAGCCCGAACACCTGCGCCGCCGCGTGAGCGACCTGTCGGGCGGCCAGCAGCAGCGCGTGGGCATCGCCCGCGCCTTCATGCTGGCGCCCGCGCTGCTGCTGGCCGATGAGCCGGTGGCCAGCCTGGACCCGCGCATCAGCCGCGACATCCTGACGCTGTTGCGCGACCAGGCCCGCGAACGCGGCGCCACGGTGCTGTGCAGCCTGCATCAGGTCGACCTGGCAAGAGAGTTCGCCGACCGCATCGTCGCGCTGCGCCAGGGCTCGATGGTGTTCGACGGGCCGGCCAGCGCGTTCGACGAGGCCACCGCCCAAGCGCTCTACCAGGCAGGCGATCCGGCCGCGCCGCGCGAGGCCGGATCGTCGATAGTCGACTTGCCGGGAGACGGGCGACGGCTGGCTGCGCAGGCCCGGCCGGCGCTGCTTTCCTTGGGAGGAGCGAGA